The following proteins come from a genomic window of Dreissena polymorpha isolate Duluth1 chromosome 1, UMN_Dpol_1.0, whole genome shotgun sequence:
- the LOC127861331 gene encoding beta-hexosaminidase-like, which yields MQTLIRLTMSVLFKQCCKQRKVYILVVIIVAVLLVGYSLRNSMSSESFTENKGVDVVNNMEQEVIEYIAKYVQISIRVTGYESIAIHFINTGKTDVNYGKWRIYFYAVRQLSAIRGNGLALKHENGGLYFFEPVEREFKYLKSGFNVTFDIEHYQVASKSDFFPNWYVASTAEQTRPRVLKYTEGDKSFVKDFTRPDHWKQGPHDNNNPLTNLERYQYYRYLNNHSISDVQYHVIPTPKVMTIRSRENVEIDRKWTLCLNKHFLSAGKYLAEALNLKIRDSSGGKMCISMIKAAEYGSEEYSLEVQVAGKAVEIKASTEAGAFYGVQTLLSVMSKTKIITDIFIKDQPRFQHRGLMIDVARNFVKKATILKVLDVMSMYKLNVLHLHLSDDEGWRLELPSIPELTLVGAHRCHNAGGSKCLNSSLGSGPYPDTSGSGFYSVNDFKEILRYAASRHVKVVPEIDVPGHSLAAVASMNYRQNVILASSENGGNSEPSYLLMEPERSVLGFNNWLDSAINPCLNTTYHFIRAVFNDLVDMYDGIQTFDLIHVGADEVYHDTWAGSPACDRRFGAGKYTHDFLKDFFLKQVSAIAADHNARIVAWEDGLYNFHTGPYDRAGFKNKEVCVQAWNNIWEMNRGGRSIEFANAGYPVILSMATHLYFDHPYEPDPEERGFYWATRYTDTFKVFGFMPGDLFANANFDRLGNRLSKEGVCRDPKNCPELRNPANIKGMEACLWTETIRSEHDVFYMLFPRVIALAERAWHEASWETNEQLLHRELERSKDWGRFLSALSLNELPRLAAKGVTYRVPPPGVNVNVEENVFRVTTLYANHLVEASVDDGLTWSVIEDTFPITKSLNISIRSRSPYTNIVSRTLRESIYRTNDAEDRISFLSHILLNVYICRLFYLSLI from the coding sequence ATGCAAACACTCATACGTTTAACAATGTCTGTGTTGTTCAAACAGTGCTGTAAACAACGGAAGGTATACATACTCGTTGTTATTATTGTTGCAGTGTTGCTAGTGGGATATTCCCTTAGGAATTCAATGTCATCTGAGAGTTTTACTGAAAACAAAGGTGTAGACGTTGTGAATAATATGGAACAGGAAGTTATTGAATACATTGCGAAGTATGTACAAATATCAATTCGTGTAACGGGCTATGAGTCAATagctatacattttataaatacgGGAAAGACAGATGTAAACTATGGAAAATGGCGAATTTATTTCTATGCTGTTCGACAGCTGTCAGCGATTAGGGGTAATGGACTAGCACTCAAACATGAAAATGGCGGTCTGTATTTCTTCGAACCTGTTGAAAgagaatttaaatatttaaagtcaGGTTTTAATGTAACATTCGACATTGAACATTATCAAGTTGCATCTAAGTCCGATTTCTTTCCAAACTGGTACGTTGCGTCGACAGCTGAACAAACGCGTCCGCGGGTTCTAAAATACACTGAAGGAGATAAGTCATTTGTGAAGGATTTCACGCGGCCAGACCACTGGAAGCAAGGTCCGCATGACAACAACAACCCCTTGACAAACCTTGAGCGGTACCAGTACTACCGTTACCTTAACAATCATTCTATAAGTGACGTCCAATATCACGTGATTCCAACACCAAAAGTCATGACCATCCGTTCAAGAGAAAACGTCGAAATTGACCGGAAGTGGACattatgtctgaataaacattttctttcagctggaaaatatttagCAGAGGCGCTAAATTTAAAAATCCGCGATAGTTCTGGAGGGAAAATGTGCATATCTATGATCAAAGCTGCTGAGTATGGAAGCGAAGAATACAGTCTTGAAGTACAGGTAGCCGGTAAGGCTGTAGAGATTAAAGCTAGCACAGAAGCCGGGGCATTTTATGGTGTCCAAACATTACTATCTGTTATGTCGAAAACCAAGATAATCactgatatatttataaaagatcAGCCACGGTTTCAACATCGCGGTTTAATGATAGACGTTGCAAGAAACTTTGTGAAAAAGGCAACTATTCTTAAGGTGTTGGACGTAATGTCGATGTATAAACTCAACGTTCTACACTTACATCTCTCCGACGACGAGGGATGGCGCCTTGAGCTGCCGTCCATACCGGAACTGACGCTCGTCGGCGCTCATCGCTGCCACAATGCTGGGGGAAGCAAATGTTTAAACTCGAGTCTGGGTTCTGGTCCGTACCCGGACACTTCCGGTTCCGGGTTCTATTCTGTCAACGATTTCAAGGAAATATTAAGGTACGCAGCCTCAAGACACGTAAAGGTCGTTCCGGAAATAGACGTTCCGGGTCATTCACTAGCCGCAGTCGCCTCAATGAACTACAGACAGAATGTCATTTTAGCGAGCTCTGAAAATGGCGGTAACTCGGAGCCATCATACCTGCTTATGGAGCCTGAACGAAGCGTATTGGGGTTTAATAACTGGCTTGACAGCGCTATAAATCCGTGCCTCAATACAACTTACCATTTCATACGGGCTGTTTTCAATGACCTTGTTGATATGTACGACGGGATACAGACGTTTGATTTGATACACGTGGGTGCGGACGAGGTGTATCACGACACGTGGGCCGGATCCCCAGCCTGCGACAGGAGGTTCGGGGCCGGCAAGTACACGCATGACTTTCTCAAAGATTTTTTTCTCAAGCAAGTCTCTGCAATTGCCGCGGACCACAACGCGAGAATCGTAGCGTGGGAGGACGGTTTGTACAATTTCCACACAGGGCCATACGACCGAGCCGGCTTCAAGAATAAAGAGGTCTGCGTGCAGGCCTGGAATAACATTTGGGAAATGAACAGAGGTGGGCGCAGCATCGAGTTTGCGAATGCCGGATATCCGGTGATCTTGTCTATGGCGACGCATCTCTACTTCGACCACCCATACGAACCTGATCCGGAAGAGCGGGGATTCTACTGGGCCACCCGCTACACGGACACATTCAAGGTGTTCGGCTTCATGCCGGGGGATCTTTTCGCGAACGCCAATTTCGACCGGTTGGGGAATCGCCTCAGCAAAGAGGGTGTGTGTAGAGATCCCAAAAACTGCCCGGAGCTACGCAATCCGGCTAACATAAAGGGCATGGAAGCCTGTCTGTGGACCGAGACAATACGTAGCGAGCATGACGTGTTCTACATGCTGTTCCCTAGGGTTATAGCGTTGGCGGAGAGGGCGTGGCATGAGGCCTCATGGGAGACGAACGAGCAACTGTTACACAGGGAATTAGAGCGGTCCAAGGACTGGGGCCGTTTCCTCAGTGCTCTCAGTTTGAATGAGCTACCCAGGCTGGCCGCGAAAGGCGTGACGTACCGCGTGCCGCCCCCAGGCGTTAACGTCAACGTCGAGGAAAACGTCTTCCGAGTTACAACTTTATACGCGAACCATTTGGTTGAAGCCAGCGTTGATGACGGATTGACGTGGAGTGTGATTGAGGACACGTTTCCTATCACTAAGTCTCTAAACATCTCAATCAGATCGCGATCTCCGTATACTAACATAGTGAGTCGAACATTACGTGAAAGTATATACAGGACTAACGATGCAGAAGATCGAATCTCATTTTTAAgtcatattttgttaaatgtgtacatatgccgtttattttatttgtctcttatataa